CAAAACAAGATGTCATCTATTGTAAGTGACTTAAGTAGCTATTTCCTGTTCCGTACAGTACTGGCCTTCAAACGAGGATACTTATGAGTTGTGTTCATTCTGTGGTATTCCCTTTAACTTGCGTTCTGTTTTTGTTAAatctgtgttcatgtgtgttttgaGCTCAGGCCACTTAATGATTGTGTAATAGCCGCCACATATGAAAGAGAGGCTCTGATTATTCGGTTACTTGTTAATACCAGGATAGTGCTTgaataaatgtgttttttaaTGTTTCTGTCAAGTTTACATTAtataatatgtttatatataaaGGCTTATGTGTAGAGGATATTGACAAATAAATTCATGAAATATACATTTGCAGTTATGTATTTTGTAAGTGCATCCTAGTCCTAGCTCTACTTGTTAAGAAAAGGAGAATGTTGCATAACAAGCACAATCAACTGGGCTATTTGGAGGTGTAGCTGTAAAACGCCAATTTAAAAGGTCATAGTTTATAACATTGGTGTAATTTATGGGGTCAAGCGGCTAACAGCATTTAAGTATCGATGTTTTAAATGAAGGCAATGAAAAAAGCATGCACGAATGACCATCCCCACTTCTAAAGGGTTCCTTGTGTTGTTGACTTCATTTACTAACCAGTAGCGATTGGTGCTCTGACATTCTAGATAAAGCAAACTAAATCAAATCTCAGCCTGGAcaaacacaacatcaacgtTAATCACATTTTCCTATGTCTTTCATTGTAAATAGAATTACATAGCAAGTGTAACAATCATCCATGTGAATGAACATACAGTAATGCCAACGTTATTAAGTGGAAAGACATGGATACAGGTTCTATGAATATGAACTATGGACAATTGTATTCTGAAATCGCATTGGTCAAGTTTGGCTGATCATTACCTTCACTCAAAATGGAGAAGCATATACAAAGTCAAGGGCAAAAAGCAATGAACCGCAGAGGAGGACACAATAAGTAATCCAAGATTCCTGCTACACCAATTGGACAGCTGGCTTAGCAGTATGATGTCACATAGGGTTCTGGTAAAGTGTATGAGAATCTGAATAGTGTTTAGTCTCCTTTTCGTTCGACTTTGTATTTCCCTCTCTACTCAGCCCTGTGTGGACATATATTCAGCTgcgtttgtgtgcctgtgcagACTCACCTGGGATGTGAGGCGAGCGCAGTCGTGTGTGACACTGCGTGTGGTGCATCGCGTTTAAGAAGCATCGCGTATCAGGCAGTTTGGTGGTGAAGCGAAGGCTTTAGAAGGGCCATGCTGGAGCTGCGACCCTGCATcgctctgctgctcctcctgatGGCGGTGCACAGCGTGGCAGCAGATGAAGAACCCAAGAAGAGTGGATTTGCTTGTGGACATCCAGGAATACCAGGAGATCCTGGCCACAATGGCTTGCCGGGCCGAGATGGCCGGGATGGGTTTAAAGGTgaaaagggagacagaggtgaGATCAGAGAGGTTTTGAGTAtctttgtttttgttgattatGCATACTTGTCATCTACTTGCATGCATTCAGtaggtgtttaaaaaaaattgttaaaAGGTGAAATGGGTGCCAGTGGACCAAAGGGACTGGATGGAACCAAAGGAGACAAGGGGGACATTGGTAAGAACACTTGAAAAGGCAGCTCAATGACATCACTGAAAGGTGATCTGTCATGTGACGTAAAAATGTATTTCTAGTTACTCTTCCGTGTTCCACGTCATTTTGATGAGTTATCGTCTCGGTAACCACAAAATGAATTGATGTGATTTGCAGGTACAGAAGGTCTAGTCGGACCTAAAGGCAGGCGGGGAGAGAATGGAGAAAGGGGGCCTCCCGGTAAGATGGGCCCCCAGGGCGTCCCGGGGCCTATGGGTCTGAAGGGCCCCAAGGGGGAGCTTGGATTACCAGGACCCCCCGGGCTCAAGGGAGATGTGGGGCCTATAGGGCCAGAGGGCCCGAAGGGGGAAATCGGAGATCAGGGGGACCGAGGCATCCAGGGGCCCTTAGGACCTCCAGGACGACCTGGTCCCAAAGGAGATTTTGGCCCACCAGGCAACAAAGGCAGCATAGGCTATCGGGGGGATAGAGGGGCAAGGGGAGAATCTGGGGAGAAGGGTGAAAAGGGGGACACATTCGTTCTCCCCAAAAGCGCCTTTTCCGTCGGTCTCACCGAACAATCCAAACTCCCACCGGCCAATTCACCGATCCGGTTTGACAAAATCCTCTACAACCGTCAGAATCACTACGACCCCAAGACAGGCCGGTTCACCTGCGTGGAGGCCGGGGCCTATTACTTCACCTATCACATCACCGTGTTCTCCCGCAACGTGAAGGTGGCGCTGGTGAAGAACGGAGCGAAGGTCATCCACACCACGGACAACTACCAGAGCAGCGAAGACCAGGCTTCTGGGGGCACCGTGCTACACCTGGAAGTGGGGGACAAGGTGTGGCTGCAGGTGGCTGGGGGTGAGCTCTTCAACGGGCTGTTCGCcgatgaggatgatgacacCACCTTCTCTGGGTTCCTGATCTTTGGTGCCTGATGGAGGTCGTTGCTTCATAGGATGGTTGACTTTGCGGACCGTTATTGAGGATGTCTGCTCATGTGTAGGTGATGATGCATTTGTGATTTATTTTTTGTGATTTAAATCAGTGTTTATTATTGGCATTTAATGCTAAAGCGATTGAATAGACTCTAATTCGGTGTTTTGTCTCTAATTATTCGCTTTTTATTGTTTTCACAAAAATCTGTTTTGTGATTTGATATACTGTTGCCTGTTTTACAGCTCTATTGTGGTATAAAACAACTTAAATTAAAACATTTTGGGGCAAAGTTCTGTGTAGTTCTATCCAAGCTTCCCAGTCTTTCATTTTCTATTTATAGACCCGATGAATGTGCTAGACAGAACATATTTTTTAAAGGTGTTTAAATGTTTACGTGAACTTCCTAGTAAGGGAAGAAGGAATACGATTATGACAAAGGTATGAGGAAAAACGTCAATTTTTCCATTCTTCTCAACAACTGGAAGATCCTGTCTAGATAATCTATCAAACAAATCCGGATAAAGTACCAGGAAACGCTTGTCGTCGGCATCATCCTTCATTGCAGTGCTATTTTTTCTCTCACACTGGACCACATCCCACTGTAGGCGTGGTTTACTCTACATGGTCACATTTGGATGCGTCTTGATTGGTTAACGTCTGTACGGTCGTGTTGCGGTCAAAAACTCAAACCATCCTTTCAGATAGTCTGCTATTCCATGGCTCCGCCTACAAGCAATCGCTGCAACAAGTGCACCGATGATGCTAGCGCTTCTCAAGTCGCCTTGGTGTTGGTCTGAAAGAATTGAGCACTGGAGTGCTACTCATGAGACTCAACGGATTTCTGCTATCTTTGAGAAAATTGGCAAGATTTTATTCATCCAATTGCATTGTCAAAGCGGATGGTATTATTTATTGGAATCGTTCAATATACGAGTTTTCAGTTAAGTACTGTAAGGGACGAAATTTTGAGTCAGATTGCTAGTGCTTGCGCTAGCCAATGTTACTTTGCACGGAGCAAGTTAGCCGTTTAT
The sequence above is drawn from the Osmerus eperlanus chromosome 15, fOsmEpe2.1, whole genome shotgun sequence genome and encodes:
- the c1qtnf9 gene encoding complement C1q and tumor necrosis factor-related protein 9A; this translates as MLELRPCIALLLLLMAVHSVAADEEPKKSGFACGHPGIPGDPGHNGLPGRDGRDGFKGEKGDRGEMGASGPKGLDGTKGDKGDIGTEGLVGPKGRRGENGERGPPGKMGPQGVPGPMGLKGPKGELGLPGPPGLKGDVGPIGPEGPKGEIGDQGDRGIQGPLGPPGRPGPKGDFGPPGNKGSIGYRGDRGARGESGEKGEKGDTFVLPKSAFSVGLTEQSKLPPANSPIRFDKILYNRQNHYDPKTGRFTCVEAGAYYFTYHITVFSRNVKVALVKNGAKVIHTTDNYQSSEDQASGGTVLHLEVGDKVWLQVAGGELFNGLFADEDDDTTFSGFLIFGA